Proteins from one Salvelinus namaycush isolate Seneca chromosome 34, SaNama_1.0, whole genome shotgun sequence genomic window:
- the LOC120029031 gene encoding nucleoredoxin-like isoform X2 gives MGDPRYRCGTHGDHKMKLWNKYKVTSIPSLVFVDAATGKVVCRNGLLVVRDDPKGLEFPWGPKPFAEVVAGPLLRNNRQTTDISSLEGHYVGVYFSAHWCPPCRSLTRVLLESYRTVKESGQHFEMVFVSADRSEESFQQYFSEMPWLAVPYSDEARRSRLNRLFGIQGIPTLILLDAEGHMITRQGRVEVLNDPECRLFPWHPRPVLELSESNAVQLHEGPCLVLFVDAEEEGELEPAKELIQPIAEKIMTKYKAKEEETPLLFFVAGEDDMSDSLRDYTNLPEAAPLLTILDMSARAKYVKDVEEITPAVVETFVQDFLAEKLKPEPI, from the exons ATGAAGCTGTGGAACAAGTACAAGGTGACCAGTATTCCCTCGCTGGTGTTTGTAGATGCAGCCACAGGGAAGGTGGTGTGTCGGAACGGACTACTGGTGGTGAGAGATGACCCCAAAG GCCTGGAGTTCCCCTGGGGGCCCAAGCCCTTTGCGGAGGTGGTGGCCGGCCCTCTGCTCAGGAACAACAGGCAGACGACAGACATCAGCTCCCTGGAGGGCCACTATGTGGGAGTGTACTTCTCAGCACACTGG TGCCCTCCATGCCGCAGTCTGACCCGGGTGCTCTTGGAATCATATCGCACTGTGAAGGAATCGGGTCAACATTTTGAGATGGTGTTTGTCAGCGCTGACCG GTCGGAGGAGTCCTTTCAGCAGTACTTCAGTGAGATGCCTTGGTTGGCAGTTCCATACTCAGATGAGGCCCGACGATCACGGCTCAACAGACTCTTTGGAATACAAG GTATTCCCACCCTTATTCTGCTGGACGCGGAGGGTCACATGATCACGCGACAGGGCCGTGTGGAGGTGCTGAATGACCCAGAGTGTCGGCTCTTCCCCTGGCACCCCCGGCCCGTACTGGAGCTCAGCGAGTCCAACGCCGTGCAGCTCCACGAGGGGCCCTGCCTCGTGCTCTTTGTGG ATgcggaggaggagggagagctgGAGCCGGCGAAGGAGCTGATCCAGCCAATTGCAGAGAAGATCATGACTAAGTACAAAGCCAAGGAGGAGGAGACACCACTGCTCTTCTTCGTGGCTGGAGAG GATGACATGAGTGACTCCCTGCGTGACTACACCAACCTCCCAGAGGCAGCACCCCTGCTCACCATCCTGGACATGTCTGCCCGGGCCAAGTACGTTAAGGACGTGGAGGAGATCACACCGGccgtggtggagacctttgtccAAGACTTTCTGGCTGAAAAGCTCAAACCAGAGCCCATCTAG
- the LOC120028397 gene encoding protein KIAA0100-like — MSLLLIVILALLLFLLLSVLLFRWLICSLAVRFFHNTLNAELKIKSVGLFSVHGISIQFQPQHTLEIDRIWISSKLLNQNLPRCLALCVGETRVRVDLQQPLRPRAPKSRDGGDSGKVPLSPAALRFLSQLLSFHIDSINVMVLNLALSESLWYMTTSSIDLLLDHQGKRYYTSTH; from the exons ATGTCTCTCCTGCTGATCGTCATACTAGCACTTCTCCTGTTTCTGCTCCTATCTGTTCTACTCTTCAG ATGGTTAATATGCAGCCTGGCGGTACGGTTCTTCCACAACACACTGAACGCTGAGCTGAAGATCAAATCAGTAGGGCTCTTTTCAGTGCATGGAATAAGTATCCAGTTTCAGCCCCAGCACACTCTG GAAATAGACAGGATATGGATTTCAAGCAAACTTTTAAACCAGAACCTGCC GAGGTGCCTGGCTTTGTGTGTGGGCGAGACCAGAGTGAGAGTGGACTTGCAGCAGCCTCTAAGACCTCGGGCGCCTAAGAGCCGTGATGGAGGAGATTCAGGGAAGGTTCCCCTTAGCCCTGCAGCCCTGCGGTTCCTCTCCCAG CTGCTGTCTTTCCATATTGACTCCATCAATGTGATGGTGCTAAACCTAGCCCTGTCAGAGTCTTTATGGTACATGACCACCTCAAGTATCGACTTACTGCTCGACCACCAGGGCAAAAGGTATTATACCTCCACACACTAA
- the LOC120028242 gene encoding glyoxalase domain-containing protein 4-like, with amino-acid sequence MALRRALHFVFKVGDRSKTATFYRDVLGMKILRHEEFEEGCKATCNGPYDGKWSKTMVGFGPEDDHFVAELTYNYGVGEYRLGNDFLGLTLQSSQAVSNAKRLGWPLTEVGEALYLVEAPGGYHFYLLDKDQPHNDPVQKVCLAVSDLQKSTHYWSSLLGMKVMERNEEKKTVLMGFADTQCKLELYNIGGTVDHGTAFGRIAFSCPHKQLPDLEALMTKENYKILTPLVSLDTPGKATVEVVILADPDAHEICFVGDEAFRQLSHMDPSGNALLDKAMAEDKSDEWFAKHNKQKASA; translated from the exons ATGGCTTTGAGGCGAGCCTTGCATTTCGTTTTCAAAGTGGGTGACAGAAGCAAAACGGCCACCTTTTACCGAGATGTGCTAGGCATGAAG ATTTTGCGTCATGAAGAGTTTGAAGAGGGATGCAAGGCCACTTGTAATGG CCCTTATGATGGAAAATGGAGCAAGACAATGGTCGGCTTTGGTCCAGAGGATGatcactttgtggctgagctgaCCTACAATTATGGAGTGGGAGAATATCGCCTTGGCAATGACTTCCTG GGTCTGACTCTGCAGTCTAGCCAGGCTGTCAGCAATGCTAAGCGGCTTGGTTGGCCCCTCACTGAGGTTGGAGAGGCTCTCTATCTGGTTGAGGCCCCTGGAGGTTACCACTTCTACCTGTTGGACAAAGATCAGCCTCACAATG ATCCTGTACAGAAGGTATGTCTGGCAGTGTCTGACCTGCAGAAATCAACACACTACTGGTCCTCCCTTCTGGGGATGAAGGTGATGGAGAGAAATGAGGAGAAAAAGACTGTGCTGATGGGATTCGCAGACACtcag TGTAAACTAGAGCTTTACAACATTGGTGGGACAGTAGATCATGGGACAGCTTTCGGGAGGATAGCATTCTCCTGTCCACATAAGCAG TTGCCAGATCTTGAAGCCCTGATGACAAAAGAAAACTATAAAATCCTTACTCCTTTGGTTAGCCTGGACACCCCTGGGAAGGCTACAGTAGAAGTGGTCATTCTGGCTGATCCA GATGCCCATGAGATCTGCTTTGTGGGAGATGAGGCATTCAGACAACTCTCCCATATGGACCCCAGTGGAAATGCGTTGCTGGATAAG GCTATGGCTGAGGATAAAAGTGATGAGTGGTTTGCCAAGCACAACAAGCAGAAGGCTTCAGCGTAA
- the LOC120029031 gene encoding nucleoredoxin-like isoform X3 has protein sequence MKLWNKYKVTSIPSLVFVDAATGKVVCRNGLLVVRDDPKGLEFPWGPKPFAEVVAGPLLRNNRQTTDISSLEGHYVGVYFSAHWCPPCRSLTRVLLESYRTVKESGQHFEMVFVSADRSEESFQQYFSEMPWLAVPYSDEARRSRLNRLFGIQGIPTLILLDAEGHMITRQGRVEVLNDPECRLFPWHPRPVLELSESNAVQLHEGPCLVLFVDAEEEGELEPAKELIQPIAEKIMTKYKAKEEETPLLFFVAGEDDMSDSLRDYTNLPEAAPLLTILDMSARAKYVKDVEEITPAVVETFVQDFLAEKLKPEPI, from the exons ATGAAGCTGTGGAACAAGTACAAGGTGACCAGTATTCCCTCGCTGGTGTTTGTAGATGCAGCCACAGGGAAGGTGGTGTGTCGGAACGGACTACTGGTGGTGAGAGATGACCCCAAAG GCCTGGAGTTCCCCTGGGGGCCCAAGCCCTTTGCGGAGGTGGTGGCCGGCCCTCTGCTCAGGAACAACAGGCAGACGACAGACATCAGCTCCCTGGAGGGCCACTATGTGGGAGTGTACTTCTCAGCACACTGG TGCCCTCCATGCCGCAGTCTGACCCGGGTGCTCTTGGAATCATATCGCACTGTGAAGGAATCGGGTCAACATTTTGAGATGGTGTTTGTCAGCGCTGACCG GTCGGAGGAGTCCTTTCAGCAGTACTTCAGTGAGATGCCTTGGTTGGCAGTTCCATACTCAGATGAGGCCCGACGATCACGGCTCAACAGACTCTTTGGAATACAAG GTATTCCCACCCTTATTCTGCTGGACGCGGAGGGTCACATGATCACGCGACAGGGCCGTGTGGAGGTGCTGAATGACCCAGAGTGTCGGCTCTTCCCCTGGCACCCCCGGCCCGTACTGGAGCTCAGCGAGTCCAACGCCGTGCAGCTCCACGAGGGGCCCTGCCTCGTGCTCTTTGTGG ATgcggaggaggagggagagctgGAGCCGGCGAAGGAGCTGATCCAGCCAATTGCAGAGAAGATCATGACTAAGTACAAAGCCAAGGAGGAGGAGACACCACTGCTCTTCTTCGTGGCTGGAGAG GATGACATGAGTGACTCCCTGCGTGACTACACCAACCTCCCAGAGGCAGCACCCCTGCTCACCATCCTGGACATGTCTGCCCGGGCCAAGTACGTTAAGGACGTGGAGGAGATCACACCGGccgtggtggagacctttgtccAAGACTTTCTGGCTGAAAAGCTCAAACCAGAGCCCATCTAG